One Pseudomonas sp. FP1742 genomic window carries:
- a CDS encoding cobalamin-binding protein, giving the protein MRSVWLAVLLLAVSGPAAAFERVVSLAPSLSEIVVELNSADLLVGVLDAGERPPELKDIPSVGRYGQLDMERLLSLKPDLLLLWPDSVGPAQREQLKRLNIPIYVAEPHNLEQLTVQIEAIATQLGRAERGVSLAKSLRQRLDSLRQRYRRDEPLRVFYQVWDRPLYTVGGGQIISDALQVCGARNVFADLTQPAPQVSVEAVLQRNPEVILASDQAQLDAWKAWPQVTAVMQGQLLLVADKGLERPSGQMIEATAKLCQLIAPDL; this is encoded by the coding sequence ATGCGCAGCGTCTGGCTGGCAGTTTTGTTGCTGGCCGTCAGTGGCCCGGCGGCTGCGTTCGAGCGGGTTGTCAGCCTGGCACCGTCGCTTTCTGAAATCGTTGTTGAACTGAACTCGGCTGACCTGCTGGTGGGTGTGCTGGATGCCGGTGAACGTCCTCCTGAACTCAAAGACATTCCATCGGTGGGCCGCTACGGTCAGTTGGACATGGAGCGATTGCTCAGTCTCAAACCCGATCTACTGCTGCTCTGGCCGGACAGCGTGGGGCCGGCTCAGCGTGAACAGCTCAAGCGGCTGAACATTCCCATCTATGTCGCCGAACCGCATAACCTCGAACAACTCACTGTGCAGATCGAAGCGATTGCCACGCAACTCGGGCGAGCGGAGCGGGGCGTGTCATTGGCCAAGAGCCTGCGTCAGCGACTCGACTCCCTGCGCCAGCGCTATCGAAGGGATGAGCCGCTACGGGTGTTTTATCAAGTCTGGGATCGACCGCTGTACACCGTGGGCGGTGGGCAGATCATCAGCGATGCGCTGCAGGTGTGCGGGGCGCGCAATGTGTTTGCCGACCTGACACAGCCCGCGCCGCAGGTCAGTGTGGAGGCGGTATTGCAGCGCAATCCCGAGGTGATTCTGGCCAGCGATCAGGCGCAGCTCGATGCATGGAAGGCCTGGCCCCAGGTGACAGCAGTGATGCAGGGGCAATTGCTGCTGGTAGCGGATAA
- a CDS encoding MFS transporter, with the protein MTRGQVRRRLSVSWWQYLALALLPLFVINGVFGQGEAILPVLAMPLFIAGVASMFVSLKFFGGYKHALIATQKALDTPEEPAAWIALAAKRRTAFLVAGLPAWIGALAVFVGLEAVPLMLLALSTAVLFYLYRIPRQLG; encoded by the coding sequence GTGACCCGCGGTCAGGTACGGCGGCGACTGTCCGTCAGCTGGTGGCAATACCTGGCGTTGGCCTTGCTGCCGTTGTTCGTGATCAACGGCGTATTTGGTCAAGGCGAGGCGATTCTGCCGGTGCTGGCCATGCCGTTATTCATTGCCGGTGTGGCGTCGATGTTTGTCAGCCTGAAGTTCTTTGGCGGCTACAAACATGCACTGATCGCTACCCAGAAAGCCCTCGACACTCCTGAAGAACCTGCCGCCTGGATCGCCCTGGCCGCGAAACGCCGCACCGCGTTTCTGGTCGCCGGCCTGCCTGCCTGGATTGGCGCGCTGGCGGTATTCGTGGGGCTGGAAGCCGTTCCGCTGATGCTGCTGGCGTTGTCGACTGCAGTGCTGTTCTACCTTTACCGTATCCCGCGTCAACTCGGCTGA
- the ribA gene encoding GTP cyclohydrolase II produces the protein MPVVFVAASKLPTPFAQFTMHGFLDEENGREHVVLSLGDIADGAPVLGRLHSECLTGDALFSQRCDCGSQLEAALQAIAREGRGVLLYLRQEGRGIGLLNKIRAYELQDGGADTVEANERLGFAADQRDYAMCLPMLEHLGVKSLRLMTNNPRKVKALTDMGIVVAERVPLHTGHNPHNKLYLATKASKLDHMMGNEHQGEADRA, from the coding sequence GTGCCTGTCGTTTTTGTCGCCGCTTCCAAGCTGCCAACGCCTTTTGCGCAATTCACCATGCACGGCTTTCTCGATGAGGAAAACGGGCGCGAGCACGTGGTGCTGAGCCTGGGTGATATCGCCGACGGTGCTCCGGTACTCGGCCGGTTGCACTCCGAATGCCTGACCGGCGATGCCTTGTTCAGCCAGCGTTGCGACTGCGGTTCGCAACTCGAGGCGGCATTGCAGGCGATCGCCCGTGAAGGCCGTGGCGTGTTGCTCTACTTGCGTCAGGAAGGTCGCGGCATTGGCCTGCTGAACAAGATCCGCGCCTATGAACTGCAGGATGGTGGTGCCGACACCGTTGAAGCCAACGAACGTCTGGGCTTTGCCGCCGACCAGCGCGACTATGCCATGTGCCTGCCGATGCTGGAGCATCTGGGCGTGAAATCCCTGCGTCTGATGACCAACAACCCACGCAAGGTCAAAGCCTTGACCGACATGGGCATCGTGGTGGCCGAGCGCGTGCCGTTGCACACCGGGCACAACCCGCATAACAAACTCTACCTGGCGACCAAGGCCAGCAAGCTCGACCACATGATGGGCAACGAGCACCAGGGCGAGGCTGACCGGGCGTGA
- a CDS encoding ABC transporter substrate-binding protein, with protein MARWLMVMVFATFCALARADEAPMTPSVIHLASEAWEDFTAADGHGLGWDVLREVFEPAGVKLDIRIEPYTRATGLAQRGEVDACVGAYRDEVSDVLYPHWNFDTDPIYALGLASNPAPTAENLGNYRLAWVRGYKYQAYLPNVQRYNEVARRTGILPMLIHNHVDYYIDALDEVNSIVSRAKDPSQFRRTHIVDLPLYLCFADTPRARRLMALFDQRMEVLVKNGRLKPIFAKWKQPYPFGTN; from the coding sequence ATGGCCCGCTGGTTGATGGTGATGGTTTTCGCGACGTTTTGCGCACTTGCCCGTGCGGACGAAGCACCGATGACGCCGTCCGTGATTCACCTGGCCAGCGAAGCCTGGGAAGACTTTACCGCCGCCGATGGCCATGGTCTGGGCTGGGACGTGTTGCGCGAAGTGTTCGAGCCGGCGGGCGTCAAACTGGATATTCGGATCGAACCGTATACCCGCGCCACGGGCCTGGCACAGCGCGGCGAAGTGGACGCCTGTGTCGGTGCCTATCGGGATGAAGTCAGCGACGTGCTCTATCCGCACTGGAATTTCGATACCGATCCCATCTATGCGCTGGGCCTGGCCAGCAATCCGGCGCCGACCGCGGAAAACCTGGGCAATTATCGATTGGCCTGGGTACGCGGCTACAAGTACCAGGCTTACCTGCCCAATGTGCAGCGCTATAACGAAGTCGCGCGGCGTACCGGGATTCTGCCGATGCTGATCCACAACCACGTCGACTACTACATTGACGCGCTGGACGAGGTTAACTCTATCGTCAGCCGAGCCAAGGATCCGTCGCAGTTTCGCCGCACGCACATCGTGGATTTACCGTTGTACCTGTGCTTCGCCGATACACCCCGGGCCCGCCGGTTGATGGCATTGTTCGATCAGCGCATGGAAGTATTGGTAAAAAACGGTCGGTTGAAACCGATCTTCGCAAAGTGGAAACAGCCGTACCCGTTTGGCACAAACTGA
- a CDS encoding phosphatidylglycerophosphatase A, producing MTDHPKQVPAEFVPPSVWRNPWHFLAFGFGSGTLPKAPGTWGSLVALPFIPLWQMLPDWGYWLMLGISMLFGFWLCGKVADDLRVHDHEGIVWDEMVGMWITLWLVPEGWYWLLAGFLMFRFFDILKPWPIRWIDRHVHGGVGIMLDDVLAGVFAWLAMQGLVWLFA from the coding sequence GTTCCGCCGTCGGTCTGGCGCAATCCGTGGCATTTCCTGGCGTTCGGCTTCGGCTCGGGCACCCTGCCAAAAGCGCCGGGCACCTGGGGTTCGTTGGTGGCGTTACCCTTCATTCCGCTGTGGCAGATGCTGCCCGACTGGGGCTACTGGCTGATGCTCGGCATCAGCATGCTGTTCGGCTTCTGGCTGTGCGGCAAGGTCGCCGACGATTTGCGCGTGCATGACCACGAAGGCATCGTCTGGGACGAAATGGTCGGGATGTGGATCACCCTGTGGCTGGTGCCGGAAGGTTGGTATTGGTTGCTGGCGGGGTTCCTGATGTTCCGCTTCTTCGACATCCTCAAGCCCTGGCCGATTCGCTGGATCGACCGGCATGTGCACGGTGGCGTCGGGATCATGCTCGACGATGTACTGGCCGGGGTGTTTGCGTGGTTGGCGATGCAAGGGCTGGTTTGGCTTTTCGCCTGA